In Corynebacterium guangdongense, one DNA window encodes the following:
- a CDS encoding YbaN family protein — protein MLKPLLLVTGLLATVLGVLGMVLPVLPTTPFLLLATFCFARSSTRLHDYLIHHKQFGPYLSNYHERAMTPRDKVRTLTLMWSGILVSAALIGSPITWIILPAIATLVMVHILRLKPRPAPGQTPPPESTVEETPTQLDRRPRAGDGRGRNA, from the coding sequence ATGCTGAAACCGCTCCTTCTTGTGACGGGACTCCTGGCGACCGTCCTCGGTGTTCTCGGCATGGTTCTTCCGGTTCTGCCGACGACCCCCTTCCTTCTGCTGGCGACCTTCTGCTTCGCCCGCAGCTCGACGCGACTCCACGACTACCTGATCCACCACAAACAATTCGGTCCGTACCTGTCCAACTACCACGAACGGGCCATGACGCCCAGGGACAAGGTTCGCACCCTCACGCTGATGTGGAGCGGCATCCTCGTGTCGGCCGCGCTCATCGGTTCCCCCATCACGTGGATCATCCTGCCCGCCATCGCCACGCTCGTGATGGTCCACATTCTCCGTCTGAAGCCCCGCCCGGCCCCGGGACAGACACCGCCACCCGAGAGCACCGTCGAGGAGACGCCCACCCAGCTCGACCGGCGTCCCCGGGCCGGAGATGGCCGCGGGCGGAACGCGTAG
- a CDS encoding PAS domain-containing protein yields the protein MNDDEIMRELAPRIIEESTLDAIIYADRSGVIQLWNDAAVELFGYSTEEAVGQSLDLIVPEKHRKAHWTGWDRVMETGHTKYGKDPLSAPGMTKNGDRVSLEFAIVMLKDTGGRVEGVAAIMRDVSKRWERDRKMIEELRELKRERA from the coding sequence ATGAACGACGACGAAATCATGCGCGAGCTCGCCCCCCGAATCATCGAGGAAAGCACCCTGGACGCGATCATCTACGCGGACCGCTCCGGGGTCATTCAGCTGTGGAATGACGCGGCCGTGGAGCTCTTCGGCTACTCGACCGAGGAAGCGGTGGGCCAGTCACTGGACCTCATCGTCCCGGAGAAGCATCGCAAGGCGCACTGGACTGGCTGGGATCGCGTGATGGAGACCGGACACACCAAGTACGGCAAGGACCCTCTGTCGGCGCCGGGGATGACGAAGAACGGTGACCGGGTGTCGCTGGAGTTCGCCATCGTGATGCTCAAGGACACCGGCGGGAGGGTCGAGGGCGTCGCCGCGATCATGCGCGACGTCAGCAAGCGGTGGGAGCGCGACCGGAAGATGATCGAGGAACTGCGCGAACTTAAACGGGAAAGGGCATGA
- a CDS encoding ABC transporter ATP-binding protein: MSVLKIEHATVTYPDGNSTVIALDHADLHVSANELHAIVGESGSGKSTLLAVAGLLTVPESGSVSLVGHELADADDTLRTAMRREHIGVVFQQDNMLPALNVRDQLLITDHIRGQKPRPTRADDLLARVGLAGQGDRRIGRLSGGQRQRVAIARALMGEPDLLLADEPTSALDAANSRSIIELFREVVDETGVACAIVTHDRSLLDVMDTVSEVTDGRTRVRATAN, translated from the coding sequence ATGAGCGTCCTGAAAATCGAACACGCAACCGTCACCTACCCGGATGGAAACTCGACCGTCATCGCCCTCGATCACGCGGATCTGCACGTATCCGCCAACGAGCTGCATGCCATCGTCGGCGAGTCCGGCTCCGGGAAATCTACCCTCCTCGCCGTCGCCGGCCTGCTCACCGTCCCGGAATCGGGTTCCGTGTCGCTTGTCGGGCACGAGCTTGCCGACGCCGACGACACCCTCCGGACCGCGATGCGCCGCGAGCACATCGGCGTCGTCTTCCAGCAGGACAACATGCTCCCGGCCCTCAACGTCCGCGATCAGCTCCTCATCACCGACCACATTCGGGGACAGAAGCCGCGCCCGACGCGCGCCGACGATCTTCTCGCCCGGGTGGGGCTCGCCGGCCAGGGCGACCGCAGGATCGGCCGGCTCTCCGGGGGTCAGCGCCAACGCGTGGCCATCGCCCGTGCCCTCATGGGTGAACCGGATCTGCTGCTGGCCGATGAGCCCACCTCCGCCCTCGACGCGGCCAACTCTCGCTCAATCATCGAACTCTTCCGCGAAGTGGTCGACGAGACCGGGGTCGCCTGCGCGATCGTCACCCACGACCGCTCCCTGCTCGACGTCATGGACACCGTCAGCGAGGTCACCGACGGACGCACACGTGTGCGTGCCACGGCTAACTAA
- a CDS encoding DUF4177 domain-containing protein, protein MEYKVVELREGLIGDKLSGKKIEQTLNDHARQGWTYKSMTTANIKGRIGPGGTDGLIIVFERP, encoded by the coding sequence ATGGAGTACAAGGTCGTCGAACTTCGCGAGGGTCTCATCGGGGACAAGCTCAGCGGCAAGAAAATCGAGCAGACGCTCAATGACCACGCCAGGCAGGGGTGGACCTACAAGTCCATGACGACGGCAAACATCAAGGGACGCATCGGGCCGGGTGGCACCGACGGCCTGATCATCGTGTTTGAGCGCCCCTAG
- a CDS encoding ABC transporter permease has protein sequence MFLALRDILHARGRFALIAAVVGLITLLVVMLTGLTGGLGKQNTSALEALDPAAVVLTEDTFTASRVTETDLADWGPGAVPLGTGQTTLTDGSETAAVAVLGLPAGHKVPGGGVIPAEGVLVPAGMSVSPTVTLGGVEVDVVGRAETEYYSHSPVVWAATDTWVASAHVAPGTLGTAILLDREADGAMSLSESFSALPAYRSEQGSLQMMQGFLYAISALVTISFLTVWTIQRTRDLAVLRALGASPRYLLRDCLGQAVIVLLTGAGLGALAGWGLGVLASRAVPFLIDPATVLLPAVGVIALGLLGALAATRRVTRINPLSALGAAA, from the coding sequence ATGTTCCTGGCACTCCGAGACATCCTCCACGCCCGGGGCCGGTTCGCGTTGATCGCGGCGGTCGTCGGGCTGATCACCCTGCTTGTCGTCATGCTCACCGGTCTCACCGGTGGGCTGGGCAAGCAGAACACCTCCGCGCTGGAAGCGCTCGACCCGGCGGCCGTCGTCCTCACCGAGGACACCTTCACCGCTTCCCGCGTCACCGAAACCGACCTCGCCGACTGGGGTCCGGGCGCCGTTCCCCTGGGTACCGGCCAGACGACGCTCACCGACGGCTCCGAGACCGCCGCGGTCGCCGTCCTCGGCCTGCCCGCCGGCCACAAGGTCCCCGGGGGCGGGGTCATCCCCGCCGAGGGCGTCCTCGTCCCCGCCGGCATGTCCGTCTCCCCGACCGTCACCCTCGGCGGCGTCGAGGTCGACGTGGTCGGCCGGGCCGAGACCGAGTACTACTCCCACTCCCCCGTCGTCTGGGCAGCCACCGACACCTGGGTCGCCAGCGCCCACGTCGCGCCGGGCACCCTGGGCACGGCGATCCTGCTCGACCGGGAGGCGGACGGGGCCATGTCGTTGTCCGAATCCTTCAGCGCCCTGCCGGCCTACCGCTCCGAGCAGGGCTCCCTGCAGATGATGCAGGGCTTCCTCTACGCCATCTCCGCGCTGGTGACGATCTCCTTCCTCACCGTGTGGACTATCCAGCGCACCCGCGACCTGGCCGTCCTGCGCGCACTGGGCGCCTCGCCCCGCTACCTCCTCAGAGACTGCCTCGGCCAGGCCGTCATCGTCCTTCTCACCGGCGCCGGGCTGGGCGCCCTGGCCGGCTGGGGTCTGGGCGTCCTTGCCTCCCGGGCCGTCCCCTTCCTCATCGACCCCGCCACCGTCCTTCTCCCGGCCGTCGGCGTCATCGCCCTCGGCCTGCTCGGCGCACTGGCCGCCACCCGCCGAGTCACCAGGATCAACCCCCTGAGCGCACTAGGAGCAGCAGCATGA
- the leuS gene encoding leucine--tRNA ligase, translating into MTQADIPAHRYTNELANQIEVKWQQYWNDNGTFNAPNPVGELAEPGKELPEDKLFVQDMFPYPSGAGLHVGHPLGYIATDVYARYNRMLGKNVLHTLGYDAFGLPAEQYAIQTGTHPRTTTMKNIENMRRQLGQLGLGHDPRRSVATTDTEFYRWTQWIFLQIYNSWFDAEQQKARPIAELIAELEDGTRRTADGRDYNELSGVEKQEAIDEFRLVYRSNSMVNWCPGLGTVLANEEVTADGRSERGNFPVFRKRLSQWMMRITAYSDRLVDDLELLDWPEKVKSMQRNWIGRSRGAEVTFTSGDTDITVFTTRADTLFGATYMAVAPEADLVDELISDEPYAEGIDERWTYGEKSPREALAAYRRAIAAKSDVERQENKEKTGVFLGAYATNPVNGAQIPIFAADYVLAGYGTGAVMAVPAHDQRDWEFATAFGIDIIPVLEGGDVTEAAFVGEGTHINSGFIDGTGKDEGIEKMIAWLQENERGVEKIQYKLRDWLFARQRYWGEPFPIVYDSEGVAHALPESMLPVELPEVDDYAPAAHDPNDADSEPQPPLAKVTDWVNVTLDLGDGPREYRRDTNVMPQWAGSSWYQLRYVDPTNSETFVDLENERYWTGPQPEEHGPNDPGGVDLYVGGVEHAVLHLLYSRFWHKVLYDLGHVTSKEPYRRLFNQGYIQAYAYTDARGVYVPAEEVEEKDGKFFYSGEEVNQEYGKMGKSLKNAVAPDDVVNDFGADTLRVYEMSMGPLDTSRPWATKDVVGSHRFLQRLWRLIINEESGSVYASEDAELTDEDRKQLHRTIAGVREDYAHLRDNTVVAKLIEYVNYLTKTYPDTVPLAAVTPLVIMVSPLAPHVAEELWSRLGNEGTVTFEPFPEFEEKWLVDDEVELPVQINGKVKGRITVPADADQDAVVEVALADEKIAALVEGKNLVKKIVIPGRMVNLVVK; encoded by the coding sequence ATGACGCAGGCAGATATTCCCGCACACCGCTACACCAACGAGCTGGCCAACCAGATCGAGGTCAAGTGGCAGCAGTACTGGAACGACAACGGCACCTTCAACGCCCCGAACCCGGTCGGCGAGCTCGCTGAACCGGGTAAGGAGCTGCCGGAGGACAAGCTGTTCGTCCAGGACATGTTCCCGTACCCCTCGGGCGCGGGCCTGCACGTCGGCCACCCGCTCGGCTACATCGCCACCGACGTCTACGCCCGCTACAACCGCATGCTGGGCAAGAACGTCCTGCACACGCTCGGTTATGACGCCTTCGGCCTGCCGGCCGAGCAGTACGCCATCCAGACGGGCACCCACCCGCGCACGACGACGATGAAGAACATCGAGAACATGCGCCGCCAGCTGGGTCAGCTGGGCCTGGGCCATGACCCGCGCCGTTCGGTGGCCACCACGGACACCGAGTTCTACCGCTGGACGCAGTGGATCTTCCTGCAGATCTACAACTCCTGGTTCGACGCCGAGCAGCAGAAGGCCCGCCCGATCGCCGAGCTCATCGCCGAGCTCGAGGACGGTACCCGCCGGACCGCGGACGGCCGTGACTACAACGAGCTGTCGGGTGTCGAGAAGCAGGAGGCCATCGACGAGTTCCGCCTGGTCTACCGCTCCAACTCCATGGTCAACTGGTGCCCGGGCCTGGGCACGGTGCTGGCCAACGAGGAGGTCACCGCCGACGGCCGTTCCGAGCGCGGCAACTTCCCGGTCTTCCGCAAGCGCCTGAGCCAGTGGATGATGCGCATCACCGCCTACTCCGACCGCCTGGTCGACGACCTGGAGCTGCTCGACTGGCCGGAGAAGGTCAAGAGCATGCAGCGCAACTGGATCGGCCGTTCCCGCGGTGCGGAGGTCACCTTCACCAGTGGTGACACCGACATCACCGTCTTCACCACCCGTGCGGACACCCTCTTCGGCGCCACCTACATGGCCGTCGCCCCGGAAGCGGACCTCGTCGATGAGCTCATCAGCGACGAGCCCTACGCCGAGGGCATCGACGAGCGCTGGACCTACGGCGAGAAGTCCCCGAGGGAGGCGCTGGCCGCCTACCGACGCGCCATCGCCGCCAAGTCCGACGTCGAGCGTCAGGAGAACAAGGAGAAGACCGGCGTCTTCCTCGGCGCCTACGCCACCAACCCGGTCAACGGCGCGCAGATCCCGATCTTCGCCGCCGACTACGTCCTGGCGGGCTACGGCACCGGCGCCGTCATGGCCGTCCCGGCGCACGACCAGCGTGACTGGGAGTTCGCGACCGCCTTCGGCATCGACATCATCCCGGTGCTGGAGGGCGGCGACGTCACCGAGGCGGCCTTCGTCGGCGAGGGCACGCACATCAACTCCGGCTTCATCGACGGCACCGGCAAGGACGAGGGTATCGAGAAGATGATCGCCTGGCTCCAGGAGAACGAGCGTGGCGTCGAGAAGATCCAGTACAAGCTGCGTGACTGGCTCTTCGCCCGGCAGCGCTACTGGGGCGAGCCCTTCCCCATCGTCTACGACTCCGAGGGCGTCGCGCACGCCCTGCCGGAGTCCATGCTGCCGGTGGAGCTGCCGGAGGTCGACGACTACGCCCCGGCCGCCCACGACCCCAACGACGCCGACTCCGAGCCGCAGCCGCCGCTGGCCAAGGTCACCGACTGGGTCAACGTCACCCTGGATCTCGGCGACGGCCCGCGCGAGTACCGGCGCGACACCAACGTCATGCCGCAGTGGGCGGGTTCCTCCTGGTACCAGCTGCGCTACGTCGATCCGACCAACTCGGAGACGTTCGTCGACCTCGAGAACGAGCGCTACTGGACTGGCCCGCAGCCGGAGGAGCACGGCCCCAACGATCCGGGCGGGGTGGATCTCTACGTCGGCGGCGTCGAGCACGCCGTCCTGCACCTGCTGTACTCCCGTTTCTGGCACAAGGTGCTCTACGACCTCGGCCACGTCACCTCCAAGGAGCCGTACCGCCGCCTGTTCAACCAGGGCTACATCCAGGCCTACGCCTACACCGACGCCCGTGGCGTCTACGTCCCGGCCGAGGAGGTCGAGGAGAAGGACGGGAAGTTCTTCTACAGCGGCGAGGAGGTCAACCAGGAGTACGGCAAGATGGGCAAGTCCCTCAAGAACGCCGTGGCCCCGGACGACGTCGTCAACGACTTCGGCGCCGACACCCTGCGCGTCTACGAGATGTCGATGGGTCCGCTGGACACCTCGCGCCCGTGGGCGACCAAGGACGTGGTCGGCTCCCACCGCTTCCTGCAGCGCCTGTGGCGCCTCATCATCAACGAAGAATCCGGTTCCGTGTACGCGTCCGAGGACGCCGAGCTCACCGACGAGGACCGTAAGCAGCTGCACCGCACCATCGCCGGCGTGCGCGAGGATTACGCGCACCTGCGCGACAACACGGTCGTCGCCAAGCTCATCGAGTACGTCAACTACCTGACCAAGACCTACCCGGACACCGTCCCGCTGGCCGCGGTCACCCCGCTGGTCATCATGGTCTCGCCGCTGGCCCCGCACGTGGCGGAGGAGCTGTGGTCGCGTCTGGGCAATGAGGGCACCGTCACCTTCGAACCCTTCCCGGAGTTCGAGGAGAAGTGGCTCGTCGACGACGAGGTCGAGCTGCCGGTCCAGATCAACGGCAAGGTCAAGGGACGCATCACGGTCCCGGCCGACGCCGACCAGGACGCCGTGGTCGAGGTGGCGCTGGCCGACGAGAAGATCGCCGCGCTCGTCGAGGGCAAGAACCTGGTGAAGAAGATCGTCATCCCGGGCCGCATGGTCAACCTGGTCGTGAAGTAA
- a CDS encoding RNA-binding domain-containing protein, whose protein sequence is MTTWTRERLTELLAQLRLRGETSATIAVASSAPGRTLNLPRTLCAFANMVGGGTIVLGVDEGEGFAVNGVADAVTAEAGITAQAAAAVQPPVPVTVHTLEIGAATVVVMDVQGLSPNSRPATTGGVAYVRESGGERPLTGRELRVLDSAAGASGQWWEHDARPVVGTSHEDLDGPLTSAFVDLVRSRNPRLSGVEDDERLLRLLRVTTAEGELTVAGLYALGFYPQGAEPGLSVTLATRDERVRLEGPLPVLLEESTAWLGHHLPRRWPGDTARPLETPLREVLVDALIHRNLGPETLGAGAAVEVRLDGDTLRISSPGGRADSPANPRLRSLARYLPTRDGGPFPVGDIDEAGLASAARSVGLPAPELADVGVAFTVTFWLHTAEMTRLSSQNESTEERVSYTLELITLGRNAPLVGHAVEASGAEGTTLAEISTATSLSNGQVRYALKALMGAGIVEMDGRQGDRSTVYRWRG, encoded by the coding sequence GTGACTACCTGGACGAGGGAACGACTGACGGAACTCCTGGCACAGCTGCGTCTCCGTGGCGAGACCTCCGCGACCATTGCGGTGGCCTCATCCGCGCCCGGGAGGACCCTGAACCTGCCCCGGACGCTCTGCGCCTTCGCCAACATGGTTGGCGGGGGAACCATCGTCCTGGGCGTGGATGAGGGCGAGGGCTTCGCCGTCAACGGGGTCGCTGACGCGGTCACCGCCGAAGCGGGGATCACCGCTCAGGCCGCCGCAGCGGTGCAGCCGCCGGTCCCGGTCACGGTGCACACCCTCGAAATCGGCGCCGCCACCGTGGTCGTCATGGACGTCCAGGGACTGTCGCCGAATTCTCGGCCGGCCACCACCGGGGGCGTGGCCTATGTCCGGGAAAGCGGCGGAGAGCGTCCGCTGACCGGCCGGGAGCTGCGGGTGCTCGACTCCGCCGCAGGGGCCTCCGGGCAGTGGTGGGAGCACGACGCCCGCCCGGTGGTCGGCACGTCGCATGAGGATCTCGACGGCCCTCTCACCTCCGCCTTTGTGGATCTGGTCAGGTCCCGCAACCCCCGTCTGAGCGGCGTTGAGGACGACGAACGACTGCTGCGCCTGCTCCGGGTCACCACCGCCGAGGGGGAACTGACCGTAGCGGGCCTCTATGCCCTGGGTTTCTACCCGCAGGGCGCGGAACCGGGCCTGAGCGTCACCCTGGCCACTAGGGATGAGCGTGTCCGGCTCGAGGGCCCGCTTCCCGTGCTGCTGGAGGAGTCCACGGCATGGCTCGGCCACCACCTGCCGCGCCGATGGCCCGGCGACACTGCCCGTCCCCTTGAGACGCCGCTGCGGGAGGTTCTCGTCGATGCGCTGATTCACCGCAACCTGGGGCCGGAGACGCTGGGGGCCGGCGCGGCTGTGGAGGTTCGTCTCGACGGCGACACTCTGCGGATTTCGAGCCCCGGCGGACGGGCGGACTCCCCCGCGAACCCACGGCTGCGTTCCCTCGCCCGGTACCTCCCCACCCGCGACGGAGGCCCATTCCCCGTCGGCGACATCGATGAGGCGGGCCTGGCGTCCGCGGCCCGGTCTGTCGGTCTTCCCGCACCGGAGTTGGCCGACGTCGGCGTCGCCTTCACTGTCACATTTTGGCTGCACACCGCGGAAATGACGCGCCTGAGTTCCCAGAATGAAAGCACTGAGGAGAGGGTGAGTTATACTCTGGAGCTCATCACGCTGGGCAGGAACGCCCCGCTCGTGGGGCACGCGGTCGAGGCCTCCGGCGCTGAGGGGACCACATTGGCCGAGATTTCCACCGCTACGTCATTGTCGAATGGCCAGGTCCGTTACGCGCTCAAGGCGTTGATGGGCGCCGGCATCGTGGAAATGGATGGCCGCCAGGGAGATCGCTCCACCGTGTACCGGTGGCGGGGATGA
- a CDS encoding VanZ family protein: MSILTMQAPSRPGQPSGAVPRAATMVTAIIVVLAILTVTLLKAHAEVGGLWNAAVHQRRDLDLVLFDGWDDPGVWYAPWTNTFGNIVLFLPFGLVTAMARDVFGRRTHPVLLGGLLGFCFSLFIELTQFVFALGYTDVDDLLMNTLGAVLGAWLASFLDTANRYAAVAALSIGAVAVVTIMASGLVSGT, encoded by the coding sequence ATGTCTATCCTCACCATGCAGGCACCTTCGCGCCCCGGGCAGCCGTCCGGGGCCGTTCCCCGGGCGGCGACGATGGTCACCGCGATCATCGTCGTTCTCGCGATCCTGACGGTCACCCTGCTCAAGGCGCACGCCGAGGTGGGCGGGTTGTGGAACGCGGCGGTCCACCAGCGACGCGACCTGGACCTCGTGCTTTTCGACGGCTGGGACGACCCCGGCGTCTGGTACGCCCCGTGGACCAACACTTTCGGCAACATCGTCCTGTTCCTTCCCTTTGGGCTGGTGACCGCCATGGCCCGGGACGTCTTCGGCCGACGCACCCACCCCGTCCTGCTGGGCGGTCTGCTCGGCTTCTGCTTCTCCCTTTTCATCGAGCTCACGCAGTTCGTGTTCGCCCTCGGCTACACCGACGTCGACGACCTCCTGATGAACACCCTCGGCGCCGTGCTCGGCGCCTGGCTCGCCTCCTTCCTGGACACGGCCAACCGCTACGCCGCCGTCGCGGCGCTGAGCATCGGGGCGGTGGCGGTGGTCACGATCATGGCGTCCGGGCTAGTCTCGGGGACATGA
- a CDS encoding response regulator transcription factor gives MISVALIDDHPVVRAGLRAILDSFDDVTVVADAGDGSVVDDLPEGVDVVVTDLQMPGVDGVEATRRLVAAHGPPVLVLTTFDTQADILNALEAGALGYLLKDAPEQALHDAVVATARGRRTLAPEVAAVLAERVTRPREALSARETEILAALASGASNRALATQMFISEATVKTHLVHIYQKLGVDNRTAAVTKARELKLI, from the coding sequence ATGATTTCAGTGGCGCTCATCGACGACCACCCGGTGGTTCGGGCCGGTCTGCGGGCGATTCTCGACTCCTTCGACGACGTCACCGTCGTCGCCGACGCAGGCGACGGATCCGTCGTGGACGACCTGCCGGAGGGCGTCGACGTGGTCGTCACGGACCTGCAGATGCCCGGCGTCGACGGGGTGGAGGCGACCCGCCGGCTGGTGGCCGCGCACGGGCCGCCGGTGCTGGTGTTGACCACCTTCGACACCCAGGCCGACATCCTCAACGCGCTCGAAGCGGGCGCGCTGGGCTACCTGCTCAAGGACGCGCCCGAGCAGGCGCTTCACGACGCCGTCGTCGCCACGGCCCGCGGCAGGCGGACCCTCGCACCCGAGGTGGCGGCCGTGCTCGCTGAGCGCGTGACCCGGCCCCGCGAGGCCCTGAGCGCGCGGGAGACCGAGATCCTGGCGGCCCTGGCCTCGGGCGCGTCGAACCGCGCCCTGGCCACCCAGATGTTCATCTCGGAGGCGACGGTGAAGACGCACCTGGTTCACATCTATCAGAAGCTCGGCGTCGACAACCGGACGGCGGCGGTGACGAAGGCCCGCGAACTGAAACTGATCTAG
- a CDS encoding sensor histidine kinase, producing the protein MFADSALPRVLRWLRVGLHVLFATLLCVAVLTAAGSGPMLAGAGLLAVVYLGGTLAEQRGIAYRRPTATAWLALVLLLWALLVVHAPTFVWLLFPLVFVILHVLGARVAGLLVVLLAWGWAVGAPTVAGTQLWGVGGVIGPAIGTVAAVAIYLVYRALRREAERYRTIAETLAATRESLASSERQAGRLAERERLARDIHDTLAQGLSSIVLISRATRKSLAAGEADAAARQLGAIEQAASDNLAEARQFVAGLNSPVLVDSLPDALRELGSRARRDVAALGHGPSITVAADGSDGDGDGPVDDATAGVAIRVTQEAITNALKHAKASHLVITYGSWPGEITVDVVDDGCGFEPTEVTGGYGLDGLRARVEELGGHLNVESVPGSGTAVATRLPRRTP; encoded by the coding sequence GTGTTCGCTGATTCCGCCCTTCCCCGTGTCCTGCGCTGGCTTCGCGTCGGCCTGCACGTGCTTTTCGCGACCCTGCTCTGTGTCGCAGTGCTCACCGCCGCCGGCTCGGGGCCGATGCTCGCGGGAGCAGGGCTGCTGGCGGTGGTCTACCTCGGGGGGACGCTCGCGGAGCAGCGGGGCATTGCTTATCGACGCCCGACCGCCACCGCCTGGCTCGCCCTCGTCCTTCTGCTCTGGGCGCTGCTGGTGGTGCACGCCCCCACGTTCGTGTGGCTGCTTTTTCCCCTGGTGTTTGTCATTCTCCACGTCCTGGGCGCGCGCGTGGCGGGACTGCTTGTCGTCCTCCTGGCCTGGGGCTGGGCGGTCGGGGCGCCTACCGTGGCGGGCACCCAGCTATGGGGCGTCGGCGGGGTCATCGGACCGGCCATCGGCACCGTCGCGGCGGTGGCGATCTACCTGGTCTACCGGGCGCTGCGCCGGGAGGCGGAACGTTACCGCACCATCGCCGAGACGCTGGCGGCGACCCGGGAATCGCTGGCCAGTTCGGAACGCCAGGCCGGCCGGCTCGCGGAGCGTGAGCGCCTGGCGCGCGACATCCACGACACCCTGGCGCAGGGCCTGAGCTCGATCGTCCTCATCTCCCGCGCCACCCGGAAGTCCCTGGCCGCCGGCGAGGCCGACGCCGCCGCCCGGCAGCTCGGCGCCATCGAGCAGGCCGCCTCGGACAACCTGGCCGAGGCCCGACAGTTCGTGGCCGGACTCAACTCACCCGTCCTCGTCGACTCACTGCCCGACGCCCTCCGCGAGCTCGGCTCCCGCGCCCGCCGAGACGTGGCGGCGCTCGGCCACGGTCCCTCAATCACGGTCGCCGCCGACGGCAGCGACGGTGACGGTGACGGTCCCGTCGATGACGCGACGGCCGGAGTCGCCATCCGGGTCACCCAGGAGGCGATCACCAACGCCCTCAAACACGCCAAGGCCTCCCACCTCGTCATCACCTACGGCTCCTGGCCCGGGGAGATCACCGTCGACGTCGTCGACGACGGATGCGGCTTCGAGCCCACCGAGGTCACCGGCGGCTACGGTCTCGATGGGCTGCGGGCGCGCGTCGAGGAGTTGGGCGGCCACCTCAACGTCGAATCCGTTCCCGGTTCGGGCACCGCCGTCGCCACGCGACTTCCCCGGAGGACACCATGA
- a CDS encoding YidH family protein: MSTPDERGWLSRTVFPDGEDPDARFTLANERTFLSWTRTSLAFMAGGIALQAFPIESLNPALQRTAAILMVVVGLLIALGSATRWYNVERAMRHHRPLPVAGIIPFLSLVSVLGAVVLLIGIL; the protein is encoded by the coding sequence ATGAGCACTCCCGACGAGCGTGGTTGGCTCTCGCGCACCGTCTTCCCCGACGGGGAGGATCCCGACGCCCGCTTCACCCTGGCCAACGAGCGGACCTTCCTGTCCTGGACCCGCACCTCCCTGGCGTTCATGGCCGGCGGCATCGCCCTTCAGGCCTTCCCCATCGAGTCCCTCAACCCGGCGCTGCAGAGGACGGCGGCGATCCTCATGGTCGTCGTCGGCCTCCTCATCGCCCTGGGTTCGGCCACCCGCTGGTACAACGTGGAACGGGCGATGCGCCACCACCGGCCGCTGCCGGTGGCCGGCATCATCCCCTTCCTGTCGCTGGTGAGCGTGCTCGGCGCGGTCGTCCTCCTGATCGGCATCCTGTGA